One Candidatus Eremiobacteraceae bacterium genomic window, ACGACGTCGATCTCAAGCTCGGCCCGACGGCATTTGGCCGCTCCGTCATCACCATCGACTACGTCCACAAGATTGCGATCGTTCAATCTGCGCCCGCGCCGGTCACTCCGCAATCAAAGTAATCACGACGTTTCCTATCTTTTGGCCGGAGGCAACATACTCGTATGCCTCGGCTATTTTCTCCAAGGGATAAGCTCTGTCGATCACCGGTTTGAACTTGCCTCGGCCGATAAAATCTTGGATGAGAGACAGACTTTTTTTAACGTCGCGAGGAATAGGGGAGAGGACCTTCTTATCTCCGATCACCGCCGTCACGAGTGGTAAGTATGTGTTCTCCCACATCGGACCGGCATCGGCTGAAATGTACGTCCCGCCTGGAAGCAATAGTGGTTTGCAATTGCCGAACGAGCTTTTCCCCACGGTGTCGAAGATGAAGTTATATTTTTCATCGTCTTTCGTGAAGTCATCTTTTGAGTAGTCGATCACCCTGCTGGCCCCCAACGACTTCACCAATTCAAGGTTGCTCGTTTTGCAGGTCGCCGTAACCTCAACACCACGTTCTTTAAGAAATTGTACAGCGGCCGAGCCGATCGCGCCGGTCCCTCCATTGACAAGCGCTCTTTGTCCGGCCGTCGGATTCACCTTATTGATCATCGAAGAAAGCGCGTAAATTCCGCCCTCTAAGCAAGCCGCGGCGTGGCTGAAAGTGACGTTGTCGGGGATTCCGATCACTGCTCGCGTCTCACGTACCGTCAGGTACTCTGCGTGCGAGCTCAGTCCGAGGCCGCTAAAGCCCATGATCCTATCGCCGACCTTGAAAGACTTTACATTTCCTCCGACCGCTTCAACCGTGCCGGCGAAGTCGGACCCGGTTATCGGCGACCGCGGATTGAACAGTCCGAGGAACAATCTAATCAAAAACGGTTTGGCCCAAAGGTTTCCGCAATCGGTTCTGTTCACCGTGGTCGCATACACCCGCACCAGCACTTGGTCGTCGCTCGGCGTCGGTTTTTCTACATCTTTTATGCTCAAGACATCCGGTGCGCCATATTTTGAATGAACCGAAGCCTTCATTGTAATGTCGGGTTAGGCTGCGCCAGCCCCTTGATCAGAAGCCAAAAGCCCGTCACTGCTTCGAAAATGAAGATAGGCGCGAAACAGCCCGGCACAAGCCGATGTGATAGATCGGGGAAGATGATGATGGCGAACATGCATGCCGACGTGAGGACGGATGCGAACACGCCCAAGCCCGCGAGAAGTCTAGGGATGTAGTTCGACTTGTAAAAAAGATAGCAGAACACGGCGGATCCCAAACCAAAAAACAGCAGTCCGACGACGTAGGCGGCGCCGTGCGCGCTGAGGGATAGCATCGTCAAAGCCTGCAAGCGATCCGGTGCGAATCCGCGCAAGTACGCAGCGCTGCTCACAAGACGCAAAACGTCAAAACCGGGGAGCACGCTCGCAGCGAAAATCGCGGTCTCCACCAGCCGCCATGACAACGCAAGCAGTGCGAGGTTGCGATTGACCGGCCTGAGGATGACGTAGAGAGCGACGATGAGGGCGACAACCGCAGCGCCGGTAAAAAGATGGCTCGCGATGCCGAGACGATAGAGCGTCTGTGAGGCCGCGATGTTGGCGAAAGTTCTCGCGCCGTTGCCGGTCACCACGAGCCTCGAGTTCACATAGAACTCGGCGAACATCGCAGTCGCATTGGTCACGAGGAAGGCGATCCCGGCGATTTTGGCAGCGGCCCGTTGAGAGTCGTCGATGGCGCCGATCAGCATTCCGTCTCCTCTCCTAACGCCCGCGTTTGCCGACGAGCGCGCAAGGACCTCGGCTGCCACGCATCACTGCCGATGTCGCGTTTACCGATTCGGGAACCTGATAGTTTCAGCCGGATCGTGGGCTGAGCAGAGCAGTCGGCCCCTCCACGGCAGCCGACCGCCGCCGCGCACATTCGTACGGCATCGAGCACGAACCGCCGGCCGGACAACTATGGAATCAGGAGTCGCATAGTGATTCGCCGAACGCCGGGGGACTATGGAACAGCAGATGTGGACGAGGCTGGGCGGCGCCAGCGAAATGCAATTTTCCATTCGGGCATCTAGTGCTGGCCGGTCGTGGAACGGAATCGAGGCTGCAATATTCGACACCACGGGCGGCTTGGTGGAACGCCCACGAGCTGCCCGCCACACGATCAGCATGCACATCGGCGTACCGGTGAGGGCGGCGTGCAGGTGTGACGGACCCGTCCACAATCGGTTGCAATCGCCGGGAGATATCGACGTTGTGCCGCTTGGTTACGCGGCCGCATGGGAAGATGCCGGACCGACGACCATGCTGAGCATCAACTTGAGCCCATCGCTCATTCGATCCGCAGCCGAGGCGATGGGCCTAAACCCGGACAGCATTTCCATCGCGCCGCAGCTAGGGCTCAAGGATGAAAAATTGCGGCACATCGGCTGGGCGCTGAAAGCCGAGCTGGAATCGGGCGAACCTTTCGATCGCCTTTATGCGGAGAGCCTCGGAACCGCGATGGCCGTGCATCTTCTTCGCCACTACACGCTTGAGGCGCCGAAGACGACGCGTCTTGGTCTCACACGGCGGCAGCACAACGATGTTGTCGACTACGTCACAGCGCATCTCACGTCGAACTTGTCGCTGGGCGAGCTCGCAGCCGTGGCCGGCGCGAGCATTTCGCATTTCTCGTCGCTGTTCAAGCAGAGCAGCGGACTCCCGGTTCATCAATACGTTATCCGGCGGCGCGTCGAGTGCGCCCTCAATCTGCTCTTGCACGGCGCCTCCACCTTGAGTGAGGTCGCCGTGCAGGCCGGCTTCGCAGATCAAAGCCACATGGCGAGATGCATGCGCCGCGTCATCGGCATGACGCCGATGGATGTCTTACGGCAACTCTAGGCATGCTGCGGCCGGCCTGACTGCTCGCGCGCGTAGATCGCGTCGAACGTGGCCGACCATGTGGATCCGCCATCTCGCGAAATCTCGATGAGCTGATGCACCGACCCGTCTTTGATCGGCGTCAACGTCGTGCGGTCCAAGATGATCGCGCTGCCTGGTGTGCCCGGCAGAGTGCCTTGAAAGCGGACTACGCCGTCGGGTAATCTCGCGATGAGGATTTTCTCTTTGAGTCCGCCGCGCGCCGTGGCGCGATCCGTCACCCAAACTTGCGTCCACGATTGCGCAAAAGTGTTGTAATAGAATAGGCTCATGCCGTGGGAGCCATCGGCATCGGTCCAGTTTTCGACGACGGCACATCCGTCGAGAATCGCCGAAACCTCATCGCTTCCGGCATACTGATTTTCCGACGTGACGCGCCACGCGCCGAGCCAGAAATCGAGCGCGTGGAAGCCAGCGACGGACGAACACGGAGCCGGAGACGGTCGCGGCGCGGGAGCCGGCGATGCGGTTGGTGCCGCATTCAACGCAAAAATCAGAGCGATCACTATCATATGAAGTACTTTTGCTTTGTTAATACCCGACCTTCGAATGGCAGACAATCGACATCGAGCCGCAGGTCTCGAGGGCGTCGCGGGTATGCAGACCAAGGGAGCGGTCGGCGACTAACCGACGCCGCCGATTTGGCCCGATTATCGTCACTGCG contains:
- a CDS encoding NAD(P)-dependent alcohol dehydrogenase; protein product: MKASVHSKYGAPDVLSIKDVEKPTPSDDQVLVRVYATTVNRTDCGNLWAKPFLIRLFLGLFNPRSPITGSDFAGTVEAVGGNVKSFKVGDRIMGFSGLGLSSHAEYLTVRETRAVIGIPDNVTFSHAAACLEGGIYALSSMINKVNPTAGQRALVNGGTGAIGSAAVQFLKERGVEVTATCKTSNLELVKSLGASRVIDYSKDDFTKDDEKYNFIFDTVGKSSFGNCKPLLLPGGTYISADAGPMWENTYLPLVTAVIGDKKVLSPIPRDVKKSLSLIQDFIGRGKFKPVIDRAYPLEKIAEAYEYVASGQKIGNVVITLIAE
- a CDS encoding DUF4386 domain-containing protein, yielding MLIGAIDDSQRAAAKIAGIAFLVTNATAMFAEFYVNSRLVVTGNGARTFANIAASQTLYRLGIASHLFTGAAVVALIVALYVILRPVNRNLALLALSWRLVETAIFAASVLPGFDVLRLVSSAAYLRGFAPDRLQALTMLSLSAHGAAYVVGLLFFGLGSAVFCYLFYKSNYIPRLLAGLGVFASVLTSACMFAIIIFPDLSHRLVPGCFAPIFIFEAVTGFWLLIKGLAQPNPTLQ
- a CDS encoding AraC family transcriptional regulator — its product is MEQQMWTRLGGASEMQFSIRASSAGRSWNGIEAAIFDTTGGLVERPRAARHTISMHIGVPVRAACRCDGPVHNRLQSPGDIDVVPLGYAAAWEDAGPTTMLSINLSPSLIRSAAEAMGLNPDSISIAPQLGLKDEKLRHIGWALKAELESGEPFDRLYAESLGTAMAVHLLRHYTLEAPKTTRLGLTRRQHNDVVDYVTAHLTSNLSLGELAAVAGASISHFSSLFKQSSGLPVHQYVIRRRVECALNLLLHGASTLSEVAVQAGFADQSHMARCMRRVIGMTPMDVLRQL